The proteins below come from a single Yamadazyma tenuis chromosome 5, complete sequence genomic window:
- the BMT3_3 gene encoding Protein of unknown function (DUF3589) (COG:S; CAZy:GT91; EggNog:ENOG503NY53), protein MFKSSSAESLWNQMTKGSKKPDQDNFPLSDFLIKKDLYRTEKLTVFSDPYIFTEQKEGDESDINEKCSKLKVEHDIFTSATKLLPAEFAEIEKQIAKSSEYSKMLKKAEARFEPKIPREKQWFRFAGSSVWLEDLNVHYMVSRLIYSPSGIANHGFASFLYVQIFDTDWNEIKDTMTFPYEQQMTQNVLNTDGSLSDMVVSSKIAYREMSFPSILPIPFNYFLHTENNKYYYGPEDPRIIKKTNTKLGFSEPIVVFNMKDMSINKRVMFMTLPFSGNFKMLMKSSVPFANIEKNWTPFLSTQQDEEHLNFVYSINPLEVVTCSIRTGMCQFLQKHKKEDVDYFGPLRGGTQLERLPLDSLPDHLKTKFVLPENRNIYVGWARTHLNKCGCGESMYRPNLIILVEDYNPDTKQLYYKMSDVSDFIDFNAEIPKWANPQIDDQGNIKEDDSISSCDKNLRNVLIPNSIAYWEVESVMNNGIQFGRKFLDKIPAEDVDSEISYNDYMGITLSAADADVKIVHVRGVLDYISKIDSLFNPKTKITSKDVFELPGKDLNQKCSEIAAKDYCVSLTGQSVFSNVSQFSVKEIYGDLNSTEIERERARTKKDVLSEIQQNLDNDVEPFVLPESGLPIEKDGEEYGLIDPELITWEGYGDPDDPRNWSVTKKVYLLGFVSVYALVSPMSSSILTPAMSDISKEFHITDPVITSMVASIQILAWAVGPILIAPLSEFDYIGRKPVLDMSILMSFFFNLGCSFSKNTAQMMVFRFVGGLFGSSPLNVGAGVISDMFDAKSRNVALAGFTLAPLLGPVIAPMIAGFIVDNLQWRWVFYVLTIFNGVVAVLGMIFFKETYSPKLLKDKAKALRKSTGNTNLHTIYEITNQKFSTRMISTMTRPIKLLFMHPMVIGLGSFLAFVYGFMYLLIITFPTMFAENYGFSKSVIGLMYIPMGVGFTVGIAFWTVVIGKTYERLEERNNGVAKPEFRLPCLFIVGIIIPIGLVWYGWSAEKKLHWIMPGIGSGIFAFGFICAFQCCQNYLIDMNPRFAASSVAAAALFRSLFGFTFPLFANKMYRAMNYGWGNTMCAFIAFLLGVPFPIYCYFHGEEMRCRFNEKFDNEQKEQDKHALKALA, encoded by the exons ATGTTCAAGAGTTCCAGTGCTGAATCATTATGGAACCAAATGACGAAGGGATCAAAAAAACCCGACCAAGACAACTTCCCGCTTAGCGACTTCTTGATTAAGAAAGATCTCTATCGAACTGAGAAGTTGACGGTTTTTTCTGATCCATATATCTTCACTGAACAGAAAGAGGGTGATGAGCTGGATATTAATGAAAAATGCTCTAAGCTCAAGGTGGAACACGACATTTTCACTAGTGCCACCAAGCTTTTACCAGCTGAGTTTGCTGAGATAGAGAAGCAAATCGCCAAATCTCTGGAGTACTCCAAGATGCTTAAGAAGGCCGAAGCAAGGTTCGAGCCCAAGATCCCAAGGGAAAAGCAATGGTTCCGGTTTGCTGGGTCATCAGTTTGGTTGGAAGACCTCAACGTCCACTACATGGTGAGTAGATTGATATACTCGCCTAGCGGAATCGCCAACCACGGATTTGCCAGTTTCCTCTACGTACAAATATTTGACACGGACTGGAATGAGATTAAAGACACCATGACATTTCCTTATGAACAACAAATGACACAGAACGTCTTAAACACGGATGGATCATTGAGTGATATGGTTGTGTCTTCGAAGATTGCTTATAGAGAAATGAGTTTCCCATCCATTCTTCCTATTCCCTTTAACTATTTTTTGCACACCGAAAACAACAAATATTACTACGGGCCCGAAGACCCCCggatcatcaagaagaccaaCACCAAGCTTGGGTTCAGTGAACCCATAGTGGTGTTCAACATGAAGGATATGAGCATCAACAAAAGAGTCATGTTCATGACCCTCCCATTTTCCGGAAAtttcaagatgttgatgaagctgTCTGTGCCCTTTGCCAACATCGAGAAGAACTGGACTCCATTCTTGTCCACGCAACAGGATGAGGAACATTTGAACTTTGTCTACTCAATTAACCCACTTGAGGTGGTTACGTGTAGTATTCGAACTGGCATGTGTCAGtttctccaaaaacacaagAAGGAAGACGTTGACTACTTTGGGCCCTTGAGAGGTGGAacccaacttgaaagacTTCCACTTGACCTGTTGCCCGACCACTTGAAAACCAAGTTTGTGTTACCCGAAAATAGAAACATTTATGTGGGATGGGCCAGAACTCACTTGAACAAGTGTGGATGTGGAGAGTCGATGTACAGacccaacttgatcattTTGGTAGAGGATTATAATCCCGATACCAAACAGCTTTACTATAAAATGTCGGACGTGTCAGACTTTATAGACTTCAATGCTGAAATTCCCAAATGGGCCAATCCCCAGATTGATGACCAGGGTAATATCAAGGAGGATGAttccatttcttcttgtgaCAAGAATTTAAGAAACGTGTTGATTCCAAACTCTATTGCATACTGGGAAGTGGAAAGCGTCATGAACAATGGTATCCAATTTGGCAGAAAGTTCTTGGATAAAATCCCGGCTGAAGACGTGGATAGTGAAATATCCTACAATGACTACATGGGAATCACATTATCGGCAGCGGATGCAGATGTGAAGATTGTTCATGTAAGAGGAGTGTTGGACTACATCTCGAAGATCGACTCTTTATTTAACCCCAAGACGAAGATCACCTCAAAAGATGTTTTTGAGCTTCCTGGCAAAGACTTGAACCAAAAGTGTTCCGAGATTGCTGCTAAAGACTATTGTGTGAG CCTAACTGGGCAGTCGGTGTTCTCCAACGTATCTCAGTTTTCCGTCAAAGAAATATATGGAGATTTGAACAGTACTGAGATTGAGAGGGAAAGAGCCAGAACCAAGAAGGATGTTCTCAGTGAGATCCAGCAGAACTTGGATAACGATGTGGAACCGTTTGTGTTACCAGAGAGTGGGTTACCCATTGAAAAGGACGGCGAAGAGTATGGTCTCATAGATCCAGAGTTAATAACATGGGAAGGGTATGGAGACCCAGATGATCCTCGTAACTGGTCAGTGACGAAGAAAGTATACCTTTTAGGGTTTGTGTCAGTCTATGCGTTGGTGAGTCCTATGTCATCGTCGATATTGACACCAGCCATGTCAGATATATCCAAGGAATTTCATATCACCGATCCAGTCATCACTTCGATGGTGGCATCCATTCAGATTTTGGCTTGGGCAGTGGGCCCTATATTGATTGCTCCATTGAGCGAATTTGATTATATCGGAAGAAAACCAGTACTAGATATGTCGATCTTAATGTcgtttttcttcaacttgggaTGCAGCTTCAGTAAGAACACGGCACAAATGATGGTGTTCAGGTTTGTGGGTGGACTATTTGGGTCTTCACCATTAAATGTGGGAGCTGGAGTCATATCAGACATGTTTGATGCCAAATCTAGGAACGTGGCTTTGGCTGGATTTACTTTAGCTCCATTATTGGGACCAGTCATAGCACCTATGATAGCTGGGTTTATAGTTGACAACTTGCAGTGGAGGTGGGTGTTTTACGTGTTGACAATTTTCAACGGAGTTGTGGCAGTGTTGGGCATGATATTCTTTAAAGAAACATACTCTcccaagttgttgaaagataAGGCCAAAGCCTTGAGAAAGTCTACTGGAAATACCAACTTGCACACTATCTAcgaaatcaccaaccaGAAGTTCAGCACCAGGATGATACTGACGATGACCAGACCCATCAAGTTATTATTCATGCATCCCATGGTGATAGGATTGGGGTCATTTTTGGCATTTGTCTATGGGTTCatgtacttgttgatcatAACCTTCCCCACCATGTTTGCTGAAAATTACGGCTTCAGTAAGAGTGTTATTGGGTTGATGTATATCCCTATGGGAGTGGGATTCACTGTTGGAATAGCCTTTTGGACCGTCGTCATTGGCAAAACATACGAGAGATTAGAAGAAAGAAACAATGGTGTAGCCAAGCCCGAGTTCCGATTACCGTGCTTGTTTATTGTGGGGATTATAATCCCCATTGGATTGGTGTGGTACGGGTGGAGTGCTGAGAAGAAATTGCACTGGATCATGCCTGGTATTGGGTCTGGGATCTTTGCATTTGGGTTCATTTGTGCCTTCCAGTGTTGCCAGAACTACTTGATAGATATGAATCCCAGATttgctgcttcttctgttgCAGCAGCAGCGTTGTTCCGGTCATTGTTTGGTTTCACATTCCCCTTGTTTGCAAACAAGATGTATCGTGCTATGAACTATGGGTGGGGGAACACCATGTGTGCGTTCATAGCATTTTTACTTGGTGTTCCTTTTCCAATATACTGCTATTTCCATGGAGAGGAGATGAGATGTCGGTTCAATGAGAAGTTTGATAACGAGCAGAAGGAGCAGGATAAACATGCGCTTAAAGCGTTAGCATAG
- a CDS encoding NAD(P)-dependent dehydrogenase (EggNog:ENOG503P0D1; COG:Q) produces MQTTYQSFIKGPEEDNTVPVKSKTFSTNIKDRFSLKGKVTVVTGGLGGIGRAICIGYAQMGGDVAIMDYARDGGEFSAQLQSQWGIRSKSYRLDATASDAVKAAVESVIGDFGTIDVFVANAGLPWYKGTVISESATVEDWHKMMDINLNSIFYCAKYVGKHFEQQQKGSFVITASMSAHIVNIPQYKAAYNVSKAGAMHLAKSLAVEWAGFARCNSVSPGYTDTILSSPVPTEDRAKWWGLTPMGREAHPEELVGAYVYLASDASSFTTGTDIRVDGGYTLI; encoded by the coding sequence ATGCAAACCACATACCAGTCGTTTATCAAGGGTCCCGAAGAGGACAACACAGTGCCggtcaagtccaaaacCTTCAGCACAAATATCAAGGATCGGTTCTCGCTCAAAGGAAAAGTTACGGTGGTAACAGGAGGTTTAGGAGGTATTGGAAGAGCCATTTGCATCGGATATGCTCAGATGGGAGGCGACGTGGCCATTATGGACTACGCTAGAGACGGTGGAGAATTTTCCGCCCAATTACAATCCCAGTGGGGGATTCGGTCCAAGTCGTACCGATTGGACGCAACTGCGAGCGATGCGGTTAAGGCGGCGGTTGAATCTGTTatcggtgattttggaaccatcgatgtgtttgtggccaATGCTGGATTACCATGGTACAAAGGCACTGTTATTAGCGAGTCAGCAACCGTTGAAGACTGGCACAAGATGATGGATATCAACTTAAATAGTATCTTCTACTGCGCCAAGTACGTGGGGAAGCATTTCGAGCAGCAGCAAAAAGGCCTGTTTGTGATCACAGCATCGATGTCTGCTCACATTGTAAACATTCCCCAGTACAAGGCAGCCTACAACGTCTCCAAGGCTGGTGCCATGCATTTGGCCAAGTCTTTGGCAGTAGAATGGGCAGGTTTTGCTCGTTGCAACTCGGTTTCTCCTGGGTATACAGACACCATTTTGTCAAGCCCAGTGCCCACTGAGGATCGGGCCAAATGGTGGGGATTAACACCTATGGGTCGTGAAGCCCATCCAGAAGAACTTGTGGGTGCATATGTGTACTTGGCAAGTGACGCCAGTAGTTTCACCACCGGTACTGATATTCGAGTAGATGGAGGCTACACCCTTATTTAG
- the FYV4 gene encoding mitochondrial 37S ribosomal protein mS41 (COG:S; EggNog:ENOG503P28V) has product MFKRLTSIIPRSVVPVPTQATRAFSYTPIFHKTNTSTRTRENVHDLETFFTLIGRNSVEHLELFEGDLNKFLETDSKTMKNLGIDTRSRRYLLRWRHKFVNDLEPLREHTRGKKKNGGERKAKLVKAKRTALQRLEERENFQKQELEAEEKGERDF; this is encoded by the coding sequence ATGTTCAAGAGACTAACGTCAATAATACCACGGAGCGTGGTGCCAGTACCCACACAGGCCACCAGAGCATTCTCGTACACACCCATATTCCACAAGACCAACACATCAACTCGGACCCGGGAAAATGTCCATGACTTGGAAACATTTTTCACGTTGATTGGCCGTAACTCAGTAGAGCATTTAGAGCTCTTTGAAGgtgacttgaacaagtttCTCGAAACCGACTCCAAGACAATGAAAAACCTTGGCATAGACACGCGTAGCAGGCGGTACTTGTTGAGATGGAGACACAAGTTTGTCAACGACTTGGAACCTTTGAGAGAGCATACCAGAggtaagaagaagaatggaGGTGAAAGAAAGGCCAAGCTTGTTAAGGCCAAGAGAACGGCTTTACAAAGATTAGAGGAGCGGGAGAACTTCCAGAAACAAGAGTTGGAGGCAGAGGAGAAGGGAGAACGGGATTTCTAG
- the CPR2 gene encoding Peptidyl-prolyl cis-trans isomerase B (EggNog:ENOG503NWXC; COG:O) has protein sequence MMKIISVLIVSICFFFYSIGGARAADLPEDPPVTDKVFFEVTEDGQSIGKITIGLFGTVTPKTVKNFKELTLSTDPSFGYTGSIFHRIIPKFMIQGGDYETGKGYGGKSIYGGKFDDENFILKHDRPYRLSMANSGKNTNGSQFFLTTVVTSWLNGAHVVFGKVVDGFDVVDYMEKVKTSYGDKPVKELKISATGEVPLTGEEEEALLVKDEL, from the coding sequence ATGATGAAGATTATAAGTGTTTTAATTGTCAGtatctgcttcttcttctactCTATTGGTGGAGCTCGGGCAGCCGATTTGCCCGAAGACCCTCCAGTTACCGACAAGGTGTTCTTTGAGGTGACTGAAGATGGTCAATCCATTGGTAAAATCACCATTGGATTATTTGGTACCGTTACACCAAAAACCgtgaaaaacttcaaggaATTGACCTTGAGTACCGACCCCTCTTTTGGTTACACTGGCTCGATTTTCCACAGAATCATCCCCAAGTTTATGATTCAAGGTGGTGACTATGAAACTGGTAAAGGCTACGGAGGCAAATCTATCTACGGCGGAAAGTTCGACGACGAGAACTTTATCTTGAAGCACGACAGACCGTACAGATTGAGCATGGCCAATTCCGGTAAGAACACCAACGGATCTCAATTCTTTCTTACCACTGTTGTCACCTCCTGGTTGAATGGTGCTcatgttgtttttggaaaagttgttgatgggTTCGACGTGGTGGACTATATGGAAAAAGTCAAAACCAGCTACGGCGACAAGCCCGtgaaagaattgaagatttcagCCACGGGTGAGGTGCCATTGACgggagaagaagaagaagctttacTAGTTAAGGACGAGTTGTGA